A section of the Tachysurus fulvidraco isolate hzauxx_2018 chromosome 7, HZAU_PFXX_2.0, whole genome shotgun sequence genome encodes:
- the LOC113640476 gene encoding uncharacterized protein LOC113640476 — protein MENSQRLMFLFLGLYIFSMQWLQTHQQVDLALRGIATQSSTYYIYNASRAIDGKKTSNLTSRSCTHTYHDYNPWWRVDLLAVYDINKVIVTNRGDCCPERINGAEIHIGNSLINNGNNNPRCAIISSIPAGASANYTCNMQGRYVNIILPGVTQYLTLCEVEVYGVQSYTLNLFQTPDTKKKFFQLKFNSSEDLSNPIMRDKVLQKVCVSNVALGLIATQSSVHKYYTALFAIAAKHLTSPYVTSLHFTNADNSQYWSVDLLTLYDVSKVIITNRGDCCAEWIDGPEINIGNSLINNGNNNPRCVVISSIPAGACTNYICKMQGHYVNFIIPGSSHILTLCEAEVYGVQVPVTKKTFLRLKFKSSEDLSNPTMREVLL, from the exons ATGGAGAATTCACAAAGgctcatgtttctttttttag GGCTATACATTTTCTCAATGCAGTGGTTACAGACCCATCAGCAAG TCGACCTGGCCCTAAGAGGAATTGCAACACAATCTTctacatattacatatacaaTGCTTCCCGTGCCattgatggaaaaaaaacatctaactTGACATCGcgctcatgtacacacacctaTCATGATTATAATCCATGGTGGAGGGTCGATTTGTTGGCAGTGTATGACATTAACAAAGTAATCGTCACTAACCGAGGTGACTGCTGTCCAGAACGGATAAATGGTGCTGAAATCCACATTGGCAACTCCTTAATCAACAATGGCAATAATAACCCcag ATGTGCCATTATCTCTAGCATCCCTGCTGGTGCTTCTGCAAACTACACTTGCAATATGCAGGGTCGTTATGTGAACATCATCCTTCCCGGCGTTACCCAGTACCTCACACTCTGTGAAGTTGAAGTCTATGGTGTTCAATCTTAcactttaaatttatttcaaa CCCCTGATACTAAGAAGAAATTTTTCCAATTAAAGTTTAACAGCAGTGAGGATCTTAGCAACCCTATCATGAGGGACAAAGTTCTccaaaaggtgtgtgttt CAAATGTGGCCTTAGGATTAATAGCGACACAATCTTCTGTACACAAATACTATACTGCTTTATTTGCTATTGCAGCAAAGCATCTAACATCA ccgtatgtcacgtcacttcacttcacaaatGCTGACAATAGCCAATACTGGAGTGTGGATTTGTTGACGCTGTACGACGTTAGCAAAGTAATCATCACTAACAGAGGCGACTGCTGTGCAGAATGGATAGATGGGCCTGAGATAAACATTGGCAACTCTTTAATCAACAATGGCAACAATAACCccag ATGTGTTGTTATCTCTAGCATCCCTGCTGGTGCCTGTACAAACTACATCTGCAAAATGCAAGGTCATTATGTGAACTTCATCATCCCTGGATCTAGCCACATTCTCACACTCTGTGAAGCGGAAGTCTATGGTGTTCAAG tcccTGTTACTAAGAAGACATTTCtcagattaaagtttaaaaGCAGTGAGGATCTCAGCAACCCTACCATGAGGGAAGttcttttgtaa